The Fretibacterium sp. OH1220_COT-178 genome has a segment encoding these proteins:
- a CDS encoding Rpn family recombination-promoting nuclease/putative transposase: MVPLTDRQLEEELDRGRVYRLNDRFFKFLFGREDRKHLFLDLVNALVFPEGGVGFTDFEYTNCERSPSREDGKECYLDIVANMADGSQVEVEVQVKNRRDYPQRSAYYLSTLHASQMNAGGSYLDLKRTISIHILAFNLFLGERFRREFCLCDKETGETLCDDLTLVYLEIPKFVKHRAPRNRLEYWLLYLAGMEAKRMPDPMIRDPMIGEALNLEALFLQSREERQRYIVSYKALRDAMTSEETIRRTARAEGLAEGRAEGRAKGRAEGRAEGRAEGRADTARRMLALNFSLDQIVQATGLTPAEIEALRDTRP; the protein is encoded by the coding sequence ATGGTGCCGCTCACGGACAGGCAGCTGGAAGAGGAGCTGGACAGAGGACGGGTCTACCGTCTGAACGACCGTTTCTTCAAATTTCTGTTCGGACGGGAGGACCGAAAACACCTGTTTTTGGATCTCGTCAACGCCCTTGTCTTCCCCGAAGGCGGTGTGGGGTTTACCGACTTTGAATACACGAATTGCGAACGCTCCCCCTCGCGGGAGGACGGCAAGGAATGCTACCTGGATATCGTCGCCAATATGGCCGACGGCTCCCAGGTGGAGGTCGAGGTGCAGGTAAAGAACCGGAGAGACTACCCCCAGCGTTCCGCCTATTACCTGAGCACGCTGCATGCCTCCCAGATGAATGCCGGTGGATCCTACCTGGACCTGAAACGGACGATATCCATTCACATACTGGCATTCAACCTGTTCTTGGGGGAACGATTCCGCCGCGAGTTCTGTCTGTGCGACAAGGAGACGGGAGAGACGCTGTGCGACGATTTGACGCTGGTCTACCTCGAAATTCCGAAGTTCGTCAAGCACAGAGCACCTCGAAATCGTTTGGAGTATTGGCTTTTGTATCTGGCAGGAATGGAGGCGAAGAGGATGCCGGACCCGATGATCAGAGATCCAATGATTGGTGAGGCTCTGAATCTGGAGGCTTTGTTTTTGCAGAGTCGCGAGGAGCGCCAGCGTTACATCGTCAGCTACAAGGCGCTGAGGGACGCGATGACGAGCGAGGAGACGATCCGTCGCACGGCCAGGGCCGAGGGTCTGGCCGAGGGCAGGGCCGAAGGCAGAGCCAAAGGCAGGGCTGAAGGGAGAGCTGAAGGCAGGGCCGAGGGCAGGGCCGATACCGCGCGGCGGATGCTGGCGCTGAACTTCTCTCTCGATCAGATCGTGCAGGCGACCGGCCTGACGCCAGCCGAGATAGAGGCCTTGAGGGACACCCGGCCGTAA